The following are encoded together in the Candidatus Methylomirabilis lanthanidiphila genome:
- a CDS encoding Type I restriction modification DNA specificity domain protein, which translates to MSGKLARNAWPMVPVGELLKSVRRPVDVRNDATYREIGIRSHCKGIFHKPPTTGAQIGSKRVFWVEPGCLILNIVFAWEQAVAMTGDREVGMIASHRFPMYASRNGKLLPQYAWRYFSSPRGKYDLEIASPGGAGRNKTLGQEEFMRLKIPVPPIDYQRKAVEALVAADRAIERTGQLIAAKRTLKKGLAQQLLTGQRRLPGFSKAWSTRSLKNLVTLLFSGVDKKSHVGETPVRLCNYTDVYYNDRISNDMEFMRATANDAEIERYSLRRWDVIITKDSETPNDIAKPAVVMQDMPGVVCGYHLAILRPKKVDGPFLAQLLRLPRTRYEFCRVANGVTRFGLGQTALRGLDLTIPERDEQERIAAVLGATDREIGLLEKKLAALRELKRGLMQKLLTGQVRANA; encoded by the coding sequence ATGAGCGGCAAGCTGGCGCGCAATGCATGGCCCATGGTGCCTGTAGGCGAACTCCTCAAAAGTGTTCGCCGCCCGGTGGATGTCAGAAATGACGCTACCTATCGCGAGATCGGCATCCGCAGCCACTGCAAAGGGATCTTCCACAAGCCACCCACGACGGGCGCCCAGATCGGAAGCAAGCGTGTCTTCTGGGTCGAGCCCGGTTGCCTCATCCTCAACATCGTATTTGCCTGGGAGCAAGCTGTTGCGATGACGGGAGATCGCGAGGTTGGAATGATCGCCTCCCACCGATTCCCCATGTACGCGTCGCGCAATGGCAAGCTGCTGCCGCAGTACGCTTGGCGCTACTTCTCCTCGCCCCGGGGTAAGTACGACCTGGAGATCGCCTCTCCGGGCGGCGCCGGACGCAACAAAACGCTCGGGCAGGAAGAGTTCATGCGGCTGAAGATACCCGTCCCGCCCATCGACTACCAGCGTAAGGCCGTGGAGGCTCTGGTAGCGGCGGATCGGGCGATTGAGCGGACGGGTCAGCTCATCGCGGCCAAGCGGACGCTCAAGAAGGGCCTCGCACAGCAACTGCTCACCGGCCAGCGACGACTGCCGGGGTTCTCGAAGGCGTGGAGCACGAGATCGCTAAAAAACCTTGTGACATTACTCTTCAGCGGAGTCGACAAGAAGAGCCACGTGGGAGAGACACCTGTCCGCCTATGTAACTATACCGATGTCTACTACAACGACCGCATCAGCAATGACATGGAGTTCATGCGGGCCACGGCCAACGATGCGGAGATTGAGAGATACTCATTAAGACGCTGGGACGTGATCATCACGAAGGATTCTGAGACGCCAAATGACATCGCCAAGCCTGCCGTGGTGATGCAAGACATGCCCGGCGTCGTGTGTGGCTATCACCTGGCCATTCTTCGCCCGAAGAAGGTGGACGGCCCATTCCTGGCCCAACTCCTCCGTCTGCCGCGCACCCGTTACGAGTTCTGCCGCGTCGCTAATGGCGTGACTCGCTTCGGGCTCGGACAGACCGCCTTACGTGGCCTCGATCTGACGATTCCCGAGCGTGATGAGCAGGAGCGAATCGCCGCCGTGCTGGGTGCGACTGACCGGGAGATTGGCCTCCTTGAGAAAAAGCTCGCGGCACTGCGTGAACTGAAAAGGGGCCTGATGCAGAAACTGCTGACCGGCCAAGTCCGGGCGAATGCGTAG
- a CDS encoding type I deoxyribonuclease HsdR: MDTPSFQEDLISQLPALELLQKLGYDYLTSDQTVSARGGRLANVVLDQVLAEQLRRQNIIRFKGREYPFSEGNILAAVQALKDVVDDGLLLTNEKVYDLLCLGKSLQQSIEGDSKSFQLDYIDWVHPENNVYHVTEEFVVERSGGQETRRPDIVLFVNGIPLVVIECKRPDLKDPIGQAISQHVRNQQRDQIPRLFFYAQLLLAVSKNEAKYATVGTPAKFWSGWKEDLSEEAEADLAEKVSVPLTESQVERIFASRESWVRERAAAYGSLERQVTAQDRTLYALCRRERLLTLVFRFVLFDAGEKKVARYQQYFCVNKILDRVRRTQRNGTRKGGVVWHTQGSGKSLTMVMLAESLALDRAIDDYKIILVTDRVDLDDQIYKTFHHCGTQPVQAKTGKHLAELLRDNKARIITTVIDKFELALGKAGVRDENPDIFVLVDESHRGQYGELHAKMKKALPNACFIGFTGTPVTKKDKNTIERFGGLIDTYTIEQAVEDKAVVPLLYEGRHVDQKVDSEAVDSWFERITASLSAEQKRDLKKKFSSSDQLNKAEQKVMRIAWDVSEHFRDNWQGTPYKAQLVAQDKATALLYKKFLDEFDMVTSEVLISGPDDREGEEDVHEESKGEVKAFWKAMMAKYGGEKEYNRQVISAFKHADAPEIIIVVDKLLTGFDAPRNTVLYLTRRLKGHALLQAIARVNRLFDGKDFGYIIDYRGVLQNLDEAFDLYGQLAEFDREGLDDLAQALTDVSAEVLKLPQRYSDLWDLFKTVRNRRDEEEYEQLLADEELRDLFYDRLSAFSRTLAVALSSVSFLDETPEEKVAKYKGDLQFFMQLRVSVRRRYAEVVDFKEYEPRIQKLIDQHVGTGQVEQVTDLVNIFDADAFAKEVDKLESAASKADTIAYRTKRTINDHMQEDPAFYRRFSELLEGAIRAFREQRLSDAEYLRKVSEIANRVRNRTGDDVPPALAQRGAAKAFFGVLQEVLAQGGGEESDTRDISTTASLAIDDIVHKHRIVNWTRNADVQNRMKGAIEDYLFEIQEQHGLALTFEEIDRVLETVIDIARVRYA, from the coding sequence ATGGATACCCCCTCCTTCCAGGAAGACCTCATCTCCCAGCTTCCCGCCCTGGAGCTGCTGCAAAAGCTTGGGTACGACTACCTCACATCAGACCAGACGGTCTCTGCCCGGGGCGGACGTCTGGCGAACGTCGTACTCGATCAGGTGCTGGCCGAGCAGCTTCGCAGGCAGAACATCATCCGCTTCAAGGGTCGCGAGTACCCCTTCAGCGAAGGCAACATCCTCGCGGCCGTGCAGGCCCTGAAGGATGTCGTGGACGACGGTCTGCTGCTGACCAACGAGAAGGTCTACGATCTGTTGTGCCTCGGAAAGAGCTTGCAGCAGTCCATCGAAGGAGACAGCAAGAGCTTCCAGCTCGACTACATCGATTGGGTGCACCCGGAGAACAACGTCTACCACGTCACCGAGGAGTTCGTCGTCGAGCGTAGCGGTGGCCAGGAGACGCGGCGCCCTGACATCGTCCTCTTCGTGAACGGCATTCCTCTCGTCGTGATCGAGTGCAAACGGCCAGACCTGAAAGACCCCATCGGCCAGGCCATTAGCCAGCACGTTCGCAACCAGCAGCGGGACCAGATCCCGCGCCTTTTCTTCTACGCCCAGCTTCTGCTCGCCGTCTCGAAAAACGAGGCGAAGTACGCCACCGTGGGGACGCCGGCCAAGTTCTGGTCCGGTTGGAAGGAGGACCTGAGCGAGGAGGCTGAGGCCGATCTGGCGGAGAAGGTGAGCGTTCCCCTCACAGAAAGCCAGGTCGAGAGGATCTTCGCATCCCGGGAATCCTGGGTGCGGGAGCGTGCTGCCGCCTATGGAAGCCTGGAGCGGCAGGTGACCGCCCAGGACCGCACGCTCTATGCCCTCTGCCGCAGGGAGCGGCTCCTCACGCTGGTCTTCCGCTTCGTGCTCTTCGACGCGGGCGAGAAGAAGGTGGCCCGGTATCAGCAGTACTTCTGCGTCAATAAGATTCTCGATCGGGTGCGCCGAACCCAACGCAATGGTACGCGCAAGGGCGGCGTGGTCTGGCACACGCAGGGCAGCGGTAAGAGTCTGACCATGGTCATGCTTGCCGAGTCGCTGGCCCTGGATCGTGCGATCGACGACTACAAGATCATCCTCGTGACTGATCGGGTCGATCTGGACGATCAGATCTACAAGACCTTCCACCACTGCGGCACCCAGCCCGTGCAGGCCAAGACCGGGAAGCACCTCGCGGAGCTGCTCCGGGACAACAAGGCGCGCATCATCACCACGGTGATCGACAAGTTCGAGCTGGCGCTGGGCAAGGCGGGGGTGCGCGATGAGAACCCGGACATCTTCGTCCTGGTGGATGAGAGTCACCGGGGCCAGTACGGCGAGCTTCACGCCAAGATGAAGAAGGCGCTCCCGAATGCCTGCTTCATCGGCTTCACTGGCACGCCTGTGACGAAGAAGGACAAGAACACGATCGAGCGCTTCGGCGGTCTGATCGACACCTACACGATCGAGCAGGCCGTGGAGGACAAGGCCGTGGTGCCGCTTCTCTACGAGGGGCGCCACGTCGACCAGAAGGTCGATTCCGAAGCGGTGGACTCCTGGTTCGAACGAATCACCGCATCGCTCTCCGCTGAGCAGAAGCGCGACCTGAAGAAGAAGTTCTCTTCGAGTGACCAGCTCAACAAGGCCGAGCAGAAGGTCATGCGGATCGCCTGGGATGTGAGCGAGCACTTCCGGGACAACTGGCAGGGGACGCCTTACAAGGCGCAGCTCGTGGCCCAGGACAAGGCGACGGCCCTTCTCTACAAGAAGTTCCTCGACGAGTTCGACATGGTGACCAGCGAGGTACTGATCTCCGGGCCCGATGATCGCGAGGGCGAGGAGGACGTCCACGAGGAGTCGAAGGGCGAGGTGAAGGCCTTCTGGAAGGCAATGATGGCCAAGTATGGCGGCGAGAAGGAGTACAACCGTCAGGTCATCAGCGCCTTCAAGCATGCGGACGCGCCCGAGATCATCATCGTGGTGGACAAGCTGCTGACCGGCTTCGACGCTCCACGGAACACCGTGCTCTACCTCACTCGCCGCCTGAAGGGCCACGCCCTGCTGCAGGCGATCGCGCGTGTGAACCGACTCTTCGACGGCAAGGACTTCGGCTATATCATTGACTACCGCGGCGTCCTTCAGAACCTCGACGAGGCCTTCGACCTCTATGGTCAGCTCGCCGAGTTTGACCGCGAGGGTCTCGATGACCTCGCCCAGGCGCTGACAGACGTAAGTGCCGAGGTGCTGAAGCTCCCGCAGCGGTATTCAGATCTCTGGGATCTGTTCAAGACTGTTCGAAACAGGCGGGATGAGGAAGAGTACGAGCAGCTTCTTGCGGATGAGGAACTACGCGACCTGTTCTACGATCGCTTGAGCGCATTCTCGAGAACGCTGGCCGTGGCGCTGTCGAGCGTGAGCTTCCTGGACGAGACGCCCGAAGAGAAGGTGGCGAAGTACAAGGGCGACCTGCAGTTCTTCATGCAGCTACGCGTTTCGGTGAGGCGGCGGTATGCGGAGGTCGTCGACTTCAAGGAGTACGAACCTCGCATCCAGAAGCTGATCGACCAGCATGTGGGGACTGGTCAGGTCGAACAGGTGACCGACCTTGTAAACATCTTCGATGCCGATGCCTTCGCGAAGGAGGTGGACAAGCTGGAGAGCGCGGCATCAAAGGCGGACACGATCGCCTACCGGACCAAGCGCACCATCAATGATCACATGCAGGAAGATCCAGCGTTTTATCGGAGGTTCTCCGAGTTGTTGGAGGGCGCCATCCGAGCGTTTCGCGAGCAGCGGCTCTCCGATGCCGAGTATCTCCGGAAGGTCTCAGAGATCGCGAATCGAGTGCGGAACCGGACCGGGGACGATGTCCCGCCCGCGTTGGCTCAGCGAGGCGCGGCCAAGGCGTTCTTCGGTGTACTGCAGGAGGTGCTCGCGCAGGGCGGTGGCGAAGAGAGCGACACGCGAGATATCAGCACCACGGCGAGTCTCGCGATCGACGACATCGTGCATAAGCACCGCATCGTCAACTGGACGCGAAACGCGGACGTCCAGAACCGCATGAAGGGCGCCATCGAGGACTACCTATTCGAGATCCAGGAGCAGCACGGTCTTGCGCTGACCTTTGAAGAGATCGACCGTGTGCTCGAAACGGTGATCGACATTGCCAGAGTTCGTTATGCCTGA
- a CDS encoding exonuclease subunit SbcD, protein MIRFLHTSDWQLGMTRHFLSEGAQERYSQARFDAIRTMGRIAKEEQCRFVLVCGDAFESNQVDRKTVARAMEALKEVSVPVFILPGNHDPLNAASVYRSSTFIERKPAHVQVVENAAPIRVAAEVELVGAPWLSKRPATNPLEDAISALGPADGVSRICLAHGAVDTLTPDRESAGIISVAMLEQAIIEGKIHFAALGDRHSLTKVGDSGRIWYSGTPESTDFRETQSGYIHIVEIGDGTVASKGIQIGQWRFIERERVDLNTADDVEALRKSLEEIENKDRTVVRLSLVGSLTLTLSGALQNHILAANDVFGAFDVRADDLLVLPDHTDFANLGFSGFADGTVQRLRSKISEGRDEGTVAREALILMLRLARETV, encoded by the coding sequence ATGATCCGCTTCCTCCATACAAGCGACTGGCAGTTGGGGATGACCCGCCATTTCCTTTCGGAGGGCGCGCAGGAAAGGTATAGCCAGGCGCGCTTTGACGCCATTCGTACCATGGGTCGCATCGCCAAGGAGGAGCAATGCCGGTTCGTGCTGGTCTGCGGCGACGCGTTCGAATCGAACCAGGTGGATCGGAAGACGGTTGCGCGTGCTATGGAGGCGCTCAAAGAAGTTTCGGTTCCGGTATTCATCCTGCCGGGAAACCATGATCCGCTGAACGCGGCCTCCGTATATCGGTCGAGCACCTTTATTGAACGGAAGCCCGCGCACGTGCAGGTCGTTGAGAACGCCGCCCCCATCAGGGTCGCTGCGGAAGTAGAACTGGTGGGGGCGCCGTGGCTGTCCAAACGACCGGCCACCAATCCTCTTGAGGATGCGATCAGCGCCCTCGGACCCGCCGACGGGGTGAGTCGTATCTGCCTGGCTCACGGAGCCGTCGATACGCTTACGCCTGACCGTGAATCCGCCGGCATCATTTCAGTCGCCATGCTTGAACAGGCCATTATCGAAGGCAAGATTCACTTCGCGGCGCTTGGGGATCGGCATTCCCTGACCAAGGTTGGTGACAGCGGCCGTATCTGGTATTCCGGAACACCTGAGTCCACGGATTTTCGGGAGACGCAATCGGGGTATATCCACATCGTGGAAATCGGAGATGGCACTGTGGCGAGCAAGGGCATCCAGATCGGCCAGTGGCGTTTTATAGAGCGGGAGCGCGTCGACCTCAACACGGCCGATGATGTGGAAGCTTTGCGGAAGTCCCTGGAGGAGATTGAGAACAAGGATCGCACGGTTGTCCGGCTGAGCCTTGTCGGCTCGCTTACCCTGACATTGAGCGGCGCTCTCCAGAATCACATCCTTGCCGCAAACGATGTCTTTGGTGCATTCGATGTGCGGGCTGACGATCTTCTCGTGCTACCGGACCATACGGATTTTGCCAATCTTGGATTCTCGGGTTTTGCGGACGGAACCGTGCAACGGCTCCGAAGCAAAATCTCGGAAGGTAGAGATGAAGGTACGGTGGCCCGCGAAGCCCTGATTCTCATGCTGAGGTTGGCAAGGGAAACCGTATGA
- a CDS encoding acylphosphatase — MVEQKHVRAHVLISGRVQGVCFRAYTVDEAAAGGVAGWVRNTPDGRVEAVFEGEQPAVEAMIAWCHKGPPAARVNGVEMVWGEPKGESGFGIRY, encoded by the coding sequence ATGGTAGAGCAGAAACACGTCAGGGCGCATGTCTTGATCTCAGGACGGGTCCAGGGGGTCTGTTTCCGCGCCTACACGGTTGATGAGGCGGCAGCCGGCGGCGTTGCTGGGTGGGTGCGGAACACGCCGGATGGCCGGGTCGAGGCGGTGTTCGAGGGCGAGCAGCCGGCCGTGGAGGCGATGATCGCCTGGTGTCATAAAGGGCCGCCGGCTGCGCGGGTGAACGGTGTTGAGATGGTCTGGGGGGAACCTAAGGGTGAGTCGGGCTTCGGGATCAGGTATTGA
- a CDS encoding farnesyl-diphosphate farnesyltransferase → MTLRAVPCDLRRPIGLAYLLARAADTIADTALISRTDRLKYLELFRDAIREGRAERLPAIKEALVERQQIAAERELLTRLEEGFAVLRSLSPSDQAMIRDVVLTLTEGMVMDLVTFPGEDEGRLVALETRADLDRYTYYVAGCVGEFWTDIHLAHRPSIAGWDREAMRRRGVRFGKGLQMTNILRDLSKDLRIGRCYLPRQELDALSLQPADLLNPSAIVTVKPLLHSLLALTLEHYQEGWAYTLAIPRREVRMRLACTLPLFIGLKTLALLARSPNLLDPSVVIKVPRGPSMASWRAPSC, encoded by the coding sequence GATCTGCGGCGACCGATCGGTCTCGCGTATCTGCTTGCCCGGGCGGCAGACACCATTGCCGACACCGCGCTCATCAGCCGTACCGACCGCCTGAAGTACCTCGAGCTCTTCCGGGACGCAATCAGGGAAGGACGAGCCGAACGACTTCCGGCGATCAAAGAGGCGCTGGTGGAACGACAGCAGATTGCGGCCGAGCGGGAGCTACTCACCCGCCTCGAGGAGGGGTTTGCTGTCCTTCGTTCCCTCAGTCCATCCGATCAGGCGATGATTCGTGATGTCGTCCTGACCCTGACCGAGGGGATGGTCATGGATCTCGTCACCTTCCCCGGTGAGGATGAGGGGCGCCTCGTCGCCCTTGAGACGCGAGCCGACCTGGACCGCTATACCTACTATGTGGCCGGGTGCGTGGGGGAGTTTTGGACCGATATCCACCTGGCGCATCGCCCTTCCATCGCCGGATGGGATCGGGAGGCGATGAGGCGGCGCGGCGTCCGGTTCGGGAAGGGGCTGCAGATGACCAACATCCTGCGCGACCTCTCAAAGGACCTTCGCATAGGCCGCTGTTACCTCCCTCGGCAGGAGCTGGACGCGCTGAGCCTTCAGCCCGCTGATCTGCTCAACCCGTCAGCGATTGTCACGGTCAAGCCGTTGCTGCACTCCCTCCTCGCACTGACCCTCGAGCATTACCAGGAGGGCTGGGCCTATACCCTGGCGATTCCACGGCGTGAAGTCCGAATGCGCCTGGCCTGCACCTTACCCCTATTCATCGGCCTTAAGACGTTGGCGCTGCTCGCGCGATCGCCCAACCTGCTGGATCCGAGCGTGGTGATCAAGGTCCCGCGCGGGCCGTCTATGGCATCATGGCGCGCTCCGTCTTGCTGA